The genomic stretch GAAAAGGTGAAATAGTACTTACCATTGTAGATATAATTGATTCTGGAGAGATAGGAAATCAATTTGCTGCTGTTTTTATAACTGTTCAGGTCGTCTCTTTCTGTATCACCGAGGCCAAAGTTATTGGTCAGCAAAGCGTCAGAAGGAAAACCATCAATACTTCCACTGAATCCCTTGTTCATAAAATCCTGAAAGGTATATCCAGCCAAAAAGTTAAACTGATGTGAAGACCAAGTTTTCTTATAATTGACCGTGGCCTCTACCATTTTATTGGATTTCTCGCCAGTAATGATGGTACCTATACCGCTTCCATTGGCTATTCCGGTCTTTGTGGTGGACTGTACATAAGTATCCTTGCGGGCATCCAGTTTATCAAAACCTACCGTCAGTTTCACATTGAGGTCTGGGATAATGGAATATTCACCAAAGACACTCCCCAAAAGCCGCGTATTTTCATCCTCGGTAAATACATCGGAAATGATCAGGGGATTGTCCATATCGATACTAAAATCCTGCAGAGGCGACCCATCAGGATTAAATTTATCGATAGTCGGATCTATTTCCATTGCAGAATTGACCACCCCTGCACTGGCATTAAAGCCTGTACCAAATGGCACATTGTCATTTTTCACATAGGAATTGGTTAGATTGATGCCATACTTGAACTTGTCGCTTGGCTTAAATTCAGCATTTACACGAGCTGACAGGCGCTCCATGCCTGAGCTCACTACGATTCCATCTTGGTTATAGTAACTGACCGAGGAGTAAAAGGAATTCTTCTCGTTTCCACCACTAACCGAAAGATTATGGTTTTGGATATAGCCAGTTCTGGTGATTTCATCCAGCCAATCGGTTTGTTCAGTTACTTCATCCATATTGTAAATGGGTGGTTGGCCGCTGCTCTCCTCGATGTCGTTTACCACTTGGGCAAATTGCCTCGAACTTAACAGATCCACCTTATTGGCCATGTGCTGGATACTGCCAGAAAAATCATACGTAACCCGTGTACCGCTTTGGGAACCTCTTTTGGTAGTGATCATAATGACACCATTGGCACCTCTGGAACCATAGATGGCCGTCGCTGATGCATCTTTGAGTACTTCAATAGAAGCGATATCATTGGGGTTGATCAGGTTTAGGGGGTTTTTGGGATTTCTGTTGTCACTAATACCTGAACCTGATCCAGAAATGGAGGGGCTATTGTCAATGGGCATCCCATCAATTACATAAAGTGGTTCATTGCCGGCATTGATAGAGCCTACTCCGCGAATTCTGACATTGACAGATCCTCCGGGTTCTGCACTGTTTTGGTTGATCTGTACCCCTGGCATCCTGCCGGTCATCATTTGATCGATATTCTGCAGGGATCCTAAGTTGAGCTCATCAGGTTTGACAGAAGCCACTGCGCCTGTTAAATCACTCTTTTTAACGGTTCCGTAACCTACCACTACTATTTCATCTAGATCAGAAAGATCTTCTTCCAGGGTGACATTTATAAATTCCTGATTGCCTACAGGAATTTCTTTGGAGGTAAACCCCAAATAAGAAAACACCAATACCTGCTCACTTGATGCACCAATGCTAAATTTCCCCTCCAAGTCGGTCACTGTCCCGCTGGAAGTACCTTTGATGACAATATTGACCCCGGGAAGGCTTTCTCCTTCCCTGTCAATTACCAATCCGCTGATTTGTGACTCCTGGGCAAAACTAAAAGATGCCATCAAACACAATATGCTCAATAGCCACCGCCCCTTCTTCATGGGCCATTGCTGTTGTAAAATTTTTCCTTTCATATGTTGGATTTATTGTAATGGAAAATAGGTCTAGTCATCCGTTATTACCCATTTGGGTAAAAGCAGGAAAACTTATTAGGTTATTTATCAAGACACATTTTCAAATAGACATTCGGAAACGTCTTAATTTGTCCAATGCTAATTGCTGGTTAAATGTACCATTAAGTAAAAATCACCGTTAGCACACATGTGCAAAAAATCTGTGACTATGTTTAAATGGGGTATAAATGATAAAAATTAGTTTTTCGAAAGTTCTTTCTCTCACCGAATAGTTTCTTTTGATAGTTTCCTTTCAGACAAAAAAGCTTGGGCAGTTCTTGGTGTCCCCTTTACTTCCCATCAAGTTCCCAAGCCACCAAAGATCGAGCAACCAAAAATCAACGAAGTCCCCAATGATGAGGAAATCCAAGAGAAATTCGAGCCTATTCTGGACATAGAATTTCCAGAGCAGCCCGTTATCAATACCCCAGCCCTCCCAACAGGTCCTCCTATAGAGGATAAGGCAGATGAAATCATAGACTTTGCCGAGAAGATGCCTGCTCCTCCAGGTGGCATGGAAGGCTGGAACAACTACCTCAGCAAAAATTTGAAATACCCCAGACAGGCCGTCCAATTGGGAATTGAAGGTACTGTGTTTTTGGCTTTTGTCGTGAACAAAGATGGTTCGATCCAAGATGTGGAAATTTTGAGAGGTGTGGGCGGTGGCTGTAGTGAAGAGGCTATCCGGGTGCTCGAAAATGCCCCTGACTGGAAACCAGGCCTCCAAGGAGGTCGACCAGTTAGGGTAAAAATGCGATTGCCCATTAAGTTCAAACTAAACTAGTTTCCACCAACCTATATCCCTGAGGCCGCTTACATAAGTGGCCTCTTTTGTTATTGGTAAGGCAATAAATAAATCATCCTTACTCTATTTGACAGGTTTTCGTATCACGTATCATGCTGAGCTCGGTTGTCAATAAGGTATCGACAGTGAGCCGCCTAAATAATGAATGACAATTTTCTTTATCGGGAACTAAATTTATGGTATTTTTGTCATCCTTTACCGAATGGGGCTGACCGGTTTTGACAGTAGGTGTGAAGACTGGGCTCGCATGTCGGGTGG from Echinicola soli encodes the following:
- a CDS encoding SusC/RagA family TonB-linked outer membrane protein, with the translated sequence MKGKILQQQWPMKKGRWLLSILCLMASFSFAQESQISGLVIDREGESLPGVNIVIKGTSSGTVTDLEGKFSIGASSEQVLVFSYLGFTSKEIPVGNQEFINVTLEEDLSDLDEIVVVGYGTVKKSDLTGAVASVKPDELNLGSLQNIDQMMTGRMPGVQINQNSAEPGGSVNVRIRGVGSINAGNEPLYVIDGMPIDNSPSISGSGSGISDNRNPKNPLNLINPNDIASIEVLKDASATAIYGSRGANGVIMITTKRGSQSGTRVTYDFSGSIQHMANKVDLLSSRQFAQVVNDIEESSGQPPIYNMDEVTEQTDWLDEITRTGYIQNHNLSVSGGNEKNSFYSSVSYYNQDGIVVSSGMERLSARVNAEFKPSDKFKYGINLTNSYVKNDNVPFGTGFNASAGVVNSAMEIDPTIDKFNPDGSPLQDFSIDMDNPLIISDVFTEDENTRLLGSVFGEYSIIPDLNVKLTVGFDKLDARKDTYVQSTTKTGIANGSGIGTIITGEKSNKMVEATVNYKKTWSSHQFNFLAGYTFQDFMNKGFSGSIDGFPSDALLTNNFGLGDTERDDLNSYKNSSKLISYLSRINYIYNGKYYFTFSMRADGSSKFGENNKYGYFPSMALSWKLSEEPFLRNSEVISSLKLRTSWGQTGNQSIGNFQSLSTLGAGGLALINGLQQQGITATRIPNPNLKWETTTQTDVGIDLELWHGRVNLVADYFIRNTDDLLLNLPLPKSSGFNSILDNVGAVENKGIELGIETFNIDREKFTWTTSFNFTSVKNEVTDLASSEQILQGGLPFTSDITIVTEGQPLNSYYGHVVDGIWQEGEDIANSAQPNAEPGYPKFRDISGPEGLPDGAITDADKTVIGSPFPDFSLGFRNTFRYDNLSLDVFFAGDFGQQLLNQNLLSSLYPIEVRRNRMAEPLLNRWTPENPSTQWPSGVNPTSYGGSTVNSLSVEDATFVRLRNLRLSYDFNVINHKFIRGANIYLQGSNLLLITDYMGFDPEVNSLNNGSNSARADYNSYPNARTYSLGFRLTF